A window of the Lepus europaeus isolate LE1 chromosome 5, mLepTim1.pri, whole genome shotgun sequence genome harbors these coding sequences:
- the CREB3L4 gene encoding cyclic AMP-responsive element-binding protein 3-like protein 4 isoform X2, with the protein MRDPGGKKRCRVWGGRLADLAGLGSSEQGLQENEPEDCLRIFIDPNEVYCSEASPGSDSGISEDPGCSDSPPAPQAPSSPALYEVVYEAGALESTQGEAGPTVGLISIQLDQWSRPLMAPDACMVNKLPLDGQTHILPRAGTVAPVPPETLLPCQPLFLTDEEKRLLGQEGVSLPSHLPLTKAEERVLKKVRRKIRNKQSAQDSRRRKKEYIDGLESRVAACSAQNQELQKKVQELERHNISLVAQLRQLQTLIAQTSTKAAQTSTCVVILLFSLALIILPSFSPFQGLPEAGPEDYQAHGVISRNILTHKDMTEDLDTPVAESRLREPPGAKSANGSARTLLEKMGGRGGPRGRATAVLHADEM; encoded by the exons ATGCGAGATCCTGGAGGAAAGAAAAGGTGTCGCGTTTGGGGCGGGCGGCTCGCTGACTTGGCAGGGCTGGGCTCTTCGGAACAG GGCCTTCAGGAGAACGAGCCTGAAGACTGCCTGAGGATTTTCATCGATCCCAATGAGGTGTACTGCTCAGAGGCCTCTCCTGGCAGCGACAGTGGCATTTCTGAGGACCCTGGCTGTTCAGACAGCCCCCCTGCCCCTCAAGCACCCAGTTCTCCTGCACTCTATGAGGTTGTCTATGAGGCAGGGGCCCTGGAGAGCACGCAGGGGGAAGCTGGCCCCACCGTAGGGCTCATCTCCATTCAGCTCG ATCAGTGGAGCCGACCATTGATGGCGCCTGATGCCTGCATGGTCAACAAGCTGCCCTTGGATGGCCAGACCCACATCCTGCCGAGAGCAGGCACCGTAGCCCCAGTGCCGCCTGAGACCCTG CTGCCATGTCAACCGCTGTTCCTGACAGATGAGGAGAAGCGGCTGCTGGGGCAGGAAGGGGTTTCTTTGCCCTCTCACCTGCCCCTCACCAAG GCAGAGGAGAGGGTCCTCAAGAAAGTCAGGAGGAAAATCCGGAACAAGCAGTCAGCTCAGGACAGCCGGAGGCGGAAGAAAGAGTACATCGATGGCCTAGAGAGCAG GGTGGCAGCCTGTTCTGCACAGAACCAGGAACTACAGAAAAAAGTTCAAGAGCTGGAGAGGCACAATAT CTCCTTGGTGGCTCAGCTCCGCCAGCTGCAGACACTCATTGCTCAAACCTCCACCAAGGCTGCCCAGACCAGCACTTGTGTTGTG ATCCTTCTTTTTTCCCTGGCTCTCATCATCctgcccagcttcagcccctTTCAAGGCCTACCAGAAGCTGGGCCTGAGGATTACCAGGCTCATGGAG TGATTTCCCGAAACATCCTGACCCACAAGGACATGACAGAAGATCTGGACACCCCAGTGGCAGAGTCCAGGCTGAGGGAGCCACCTGGAGCCAAGAGTGCCAATGGCTCTGCGAGGACACTGCTTGAgaagatgggagggaggggggggccCAGGGGGCGTGCCACAGCAGTGCTACATGCAGATGAGATgtga
- the CREB3L4 gene encoding cyclic AMP-responsive element-binding protein 3-like protein 4 isoform X1: MDLGTPDLLDAWLEPPEDIFSTGSYLELGLQCPPPEAPGTRLQEQGPQGWESGGDHGCGLQENEPEDCLRIFIDPNEVYCSEASPGSDSGISEDPGCSDSPPAPQAPSSPALYEVVYEAGALESTQGEAGPTVGLISIQLDQWSRPLMAPDACMVNKLPLDGQTHILPRAGTVAPVPPETLLPCQPLFLTDEEKRLLGQEGVSLPSHLPLTKAEERVLKKVRRKIRNKQSAQDSRRRKKEYIDGLESRVAACSAQNQELQKKVQELERHNISLVAQLRQLQTLIAQTSTKAAQTSTCVVILLFSLALIILPSFSPFQGLPEAGPEDYQAHGVISRNILTHKDMTEDLDTPVAESRLREPPGAKSANGSARTLLEKMGGRGGPRGRATAVLHADEM, from the exons ATGGACCTCGGCACCCCTGACCTGCTGGACGCCTGGCTGGAGCCCCCGGAGGATATTTTCTCCACAGGCTCCtacctggagctgggactccagtgtcCTCCCCCAGAGGCCCCAGGGACCAGGCTACAGGAGCAGGGCCCACAAGGCTGGGAGTCTGGCGGGGACCATGGCTGT GGCCTTCAGGAGAACGAGCCTGAAGACTGCCTGAGGATTTTCATCGATCCCAATGAGGTGTACTGCTCAGAGGCCTCTCCTGGCAGCGACAGTGGCATTTCTGAGGACCCTGGCTGTTCAGACAGCCCCCCTGCCCCTCAAGCACCCAGTTCTCCTGCACTCTATGAGGTTGTCTATGAGGCAGGGGCCCTGGAGAGCACGCAGGGGGAAGCTGGCCCCACCGTAGGGCTCATCTCCATTCAGCTCG ATCAGTGGAGCCGACCATTGATGGCGCCTGATGCCTGCATGGTCAACAAGCTGCCCTTGGATGGCCAGACCCACATCCTGCCGAGAGCAGGCACCGTAGCCCCAGTGCCGCCTGAGACCCTG CTGCCATGTCAACCGCTGTTCCTGACAGATGAGGAGAAGCGGCTGCTGGGGCAGGAAGGGGTTTCTTTGCCCTCTCACCTGCCCCTCACCAAG GCAGAGGAGAGGGTCCTCAAGAAAGTCAGGAGGAAAATCCGGAACAAGCAGTCAGCTCAGGACAGCCGGAGGCGGAAGAAAGAGTACATCGATGGCCTAGAGAGCAG GGTGGCAGCCTGTTCTGCACAGAACCAGGAACTACAGAAAAAAGTTCAAGAGCTGGAGAGGCACAATAT CTCCTTGGTGGCTCAGCTCCGCCAGCTGCAGACACTCATTGCTCAAACCTCCACCAAGGCTGCCCAGACCAGCACTTGTGTTGTG ATCCTTCTTTTTTCCCTGGCTCTCATCATCctgcccagcttcagcccctTTCAAGGCCTACCAGAAGCTGGGCCTGAGGATTACCAGGCTCATGGAG TGATTTCCCGAAACATCCTGACCCACAAGGACATGACAGAAGATCTGGACACCCCAGTGGCAGAGTCCAGGCTGAGGGAGCCACCTGGAGCCAAGAGTGCCAATGGCTCTGCGAGGACACTGCTTGAgaagatgggagggaggggggggccCAGGGGGCGTGCCACAGCAGTGCTACATGCAGATGAGATgtga
- the CREB3L4 gene encoding cyclic AMP-responsive element-binding protein 3-like protein 4 isoform X3, translating to MDLGTPDLLDAWLEPPEDIFSTGSYLELGLQCPPPEAPGTRLQEQGPQGWESGGDHGCGLQENEPEDCLRIFIDPNEVYCSEASPGSDSGISEDPGCSDSPPAPQAPSSPALYEVVYEAGALESTQGEAGPTVGLISIQLDQWSRPLMAPDACMVNKLPLDGQTHILPRAGTVAPVPPETLAEERVLKKVRRKIRNKQSAQDSRRRKKEYIDGLESRVAACSAQNQELQKKVQELERHNISLVAQLRQLQTLIAQTSTKAAQTSTCVVILLFSLALIILPSFSPFQGLPEAGPEDYQAHGVISRNILTHKDMTEDLDTPVAESRLREPPGAKSANGSARTLLEKMGGRGGPRGRATAVLHADEM from the exons ATGGACCTCGGCACCCCTGACCTGCTGGACGCCTGGCTGGAGCCCCCGGAGGATATTTTCTCCACAGGCTCCtacctggagctgggactccagtgtcCTCCCCCAGAGGCCCCAGGGACCAGGCTACAGGAGCAGGGCCCACAAGGCTGGGAGTCTGGCGGGGACCATGGCTGT GGCCTTCAGGAGAACGAGCCTGAAGACTGCCTGAGGATTTTCATCGATCCCAATGAGGTGTACTGCTCAGAGGCCTCTCCTGGCAGCGACAGTGGCATTTCTGAGGACCCTGGCTGTTCAGACAGCCCCCCTGCCCCTCAAGCACCCAGTTCTCCTGCACTCTATGAGGTTGTCTATGAGGCAGGGGCCCTGGAGAGCACGCAGGGGGAAGCTGGCCCCACCGTAGGGCTCATCTCCATTCAGCTCG ATCAGTGGAGCCGACCATTGATGGCGCCTGATGCCTGCATGGTCAACAAGCTGCCCTTGGATGGCCAGACCCACATCCTGCCGAGAGCAGGCACCGTAGCCCCAGTGCCGCCTGAGACCCTG GCAGAGGAGAGGGTCCTCAAGAAAGTCAGGAGGAAAATCCGGAACAAGCAGTCAGCTCAGGACAGCCGGAGGCGGAAGAAAGAGTACATCGATGGCCTAGAGAGCAG GGTGGCAGCCTGTTCTGCACAGAACCAGGAACTACAGAAAAAAGTTCAAGAGCTGGAGAGGCACAATAT CTCCTTGGTGGCTCAGCTCCGCCAGCTGCAGACACTCATTGCTCAAACCTCCACCAAGGCTGCCCAGACCAGCACTTGTGTTGTG ATCCTTCTTTTTTCCCTGGCTCTCATCATCctgcccagcttcagcccctTTCAAGGCCTACCAGAAGCTGGGCCTGAGGATTACCAGGCTCATGGAG TGATTTCCCGAAACATCCTGACCCACAAGGACATGACAGAAGATCTGGACACCCCAGTGGCAGAGTCCAGGCTGAGGGAGCCACCTGGAGCCAAGAGTGCCAATGGCTCTGCGAGGACACTGCTTGAgaagatgggagggaggggggggccCAGGGGGCGTGCCACAGCAGTGCTACATGCAGATGAGATgtga
- the JTB gene encoding protein JTB produces the protein MPAGARRRGLPQGRRLCWLLWAFTLKLCQAEASVPEEKLSASTSNLPCWLVEEFVVAEECTACSNFQTKTTPECGSTGYVEKIMCSSSKRNEFKSCRSALMEQRLFWKFEGAVLGVALVFACLVIIRQRQLDRKALEKVRKQIESI, from the exons ATGCCTGCGGGCGCGAGGAGGCGTGGCCTCCCCCAGGGCCGCCGCCTTTGCTGGTTGCTCTGGGCTTTCACCTTAAAGCTCTG CCAGGCAGAGGCTTCCGTGCCGGAGGAGAAGCTGTCAG cgAGCACCTCGAATTTGCCGTGCTGGCTGGTGGAAGAGTTTGTGGTGGCAGAGGAGTGCACTGCCTGTTCCAATTTCCAGACT AAAACCACCCCTGAGTGTGGCTCCACAGGGTATGTGGAGAAAATCATGTGTAGCTCATCGAAAAGGAATGAGTTCAAAAG CTGCCGTTCAGCTCTGATGGAACAGCGTTTGTTCTGGAAATTCGAAGGGGCTGTCTTGGGTGTGGCCTTGGTCTTCGCTTGCCTTGTCATCATTCGACAGCGACAACTGGACAGAAAGGCTCTGGAAAAGGTCCGGAAGCAAATCGAGTCCATATAA
- the RAB13 gene encoding ras-related protein Rab-13: MAKAYDHLFKLLLIGDSGVGKTCLIIRFAEDSFNSTYISTIGIDFKIRTVDIEGKKIKLQVWDTAGQERFKTITTAYYRGAMGIILVYDITDEKSFENIQNWMKSIKENASAGVERLLLGNKCDMEAKRKVRKEQATKLAQEHGIRFFETSAKSSVNVDEAFSCLARDILLKSGSRRSGNGSKPPGTQLKTGDKRNASKCSLG; encoded by the exons ATGGCCAAAGCCTACGACCACCTCTTCAAGTTGCTGTTGATCGGGGACTCGGGGGTGGGCAAGACGTGTCTGATCATTCGCTTCGCCGAGGACAGCTTCAACAGCACCTACATCTCCACCATCG GAATCGACTTCAAGATCCGCACCGTGGACATAGAGGGGAAGAAGATCAAACTGCAAGTCTG GGACACGGCTGGCCAGGAACGGTTCAAGACGATAACCACTGCCTACTACCGCGGAGCCATG GGCATCATCCTGGTCTACGACATCACAGATGAGAAATCCTTCGAGAACATTCAGAACTGGATGAAAAGCATCAAAGAG AATGCCTCTGCTGGGGTCGAGCGCCTCCTGCTGGGGAACAAGTGTGACATGGAGGCCAAGAGGAAGGTGCGGAAGGAGCAGGCCACCAAG CTGGCCCAGGAGCATGGAATCCGGTTCTTCGAGACAAGTGCCAAGTCCAGCGTGAATGTGGACGAG GCTTTCAGCTGCCTGGCCCGGGACATCTTGCTCAAGTCTGGAAGCCGCAGATCG GGAAATGGCAGCAAGCCCCCTGGCACCCAGCTGAAAACCGGCGACAAGCGGAACGCCAGCAAGTGCTCCCTGGGCTGA
- the RPS27 gene encoding small ribosomal subunit protein eS27, giving the protein MPLAKDLLHPSPEEEKRKHKKKRLVQSPNSYFMDVKCPGCYKITTVFSHAQTVVLCVGCSTVLCQPTGGKARLTEGCSFRRKQH; this is encoded by the exons ATGCCT CTCGCGAAGGATCTCCTGCATCCCTCTCCCGAAGAGGAGAAGAGGAAACACAAGAAGAAGCGCCTGGTGCAGAGCCCCAATTCCTACTTCATGGACGTGAAGTGCCCAG GATGCTATAAAATCACCACGGTTTTCAGCCACGCACAAACGGTAGTTTTGTGcgttggctgctccactgtccTCTGCCAGCCCACAGGAGGAAAAGCAAGGCTTACAGAAG GATGTTCCTTCAGGAGGAAGCAGCACTGA